Proteins from one Sandaracinaceae bacterium genomic window:
- the cdd gene encoding cytidine deaminase — translation MDWAELRHAAALAREHAYAPYSHYKVGAALLDTSGRIHAGANVENASYGLCLCAERSAFGRAISDGVTAFRAIFVLTQGEAPGTPCGMCRQVLAELAPSIPVRCETVGGARLDTSVAALLPFAFDAEKLK, via the coding sequence ATCGACTGGGCCGAGCTGCGCCACGCCGCCGCGCTGGCCCGCGAGCACGCCTACGCGCCCTACTCGCACTACAAGGTGGGAGCCGCGCTGTTGGACACCAGCGGTCGCATCCACGCGGGCGCCAACGTGGAGAACGCCAGCTATGGGCTCTGCCTGTGCGCCGAGCGCAGCGCCTTCGGGCGCGCCATCTCAGATGGCGTCACCGCGTTCCGCGCGATCTTCGTGCTCACCCAGGGAGAAGCCCCCGGCACCCCCTGCGGCATGTGCCGGCAGGTCTTGGCCGAGCTCGCGCCCAGCATCCCGGTGCGCTGCGAGACGGTGGGTGGCGCGCGCCTCGACACCAGCGTGGCGGCGCTCCTGCCCTTCGCGTTCGACGCGGAGAAGCTGAAGTGA
- the trpS gene encoding tryptophan--tRNA ligase: MKTSLTGIKPTNTPHLGNYLGAIRPALELARGYRSLYFIADYHAVTTVSDPKALHTYVYDVAATWLASGLDPNETILFRQSAIPEVFELAWILSCQLGTGQLERGHAYKDALEKGGEKPNAGVFYYPVLMAADILLYDTHVVPVGKDQKQHLELCRDVALRINHVYGEGTLVVPEAVIAEGPLVPGTDGEKMSKSRGNTLPLFADEKALRKMVMKIKTTSESLEEPKTAVGSTVYELLLQLSPKDAAVLAERLAAGGFGWGDAKQMLFEAIDAELGPKREHYNALRADEAKLDELLAAGAERARVHARETMRRVRDAVGIGHAR; the protein is encoded by the coding sequence GTGAAAACCTCGCTCACCGGCATCAAGCCGACCAACACGCCGCACCTCGGGAACTACCTGGGCGCCATTCGCCCTGCCCTCGAGCTCGCGCGCGGCTACCGCTCGCTCTACTTCATCGCGGACTACCACGCGGTCACCACGGTGAGCGACCCGAAGGCGCTCCACACGTACGTGTACGACGTGGCCGCCACGTGGCTGGCGTCGGGGCTGGACCCGAACGAGACCATCCTCTTCCGGCAGTCGGCCATCCCCGAGGTGTTCGAGCTGGCGTGGATCCTCAGCTGCCAGCTGGGCACCGGGCAGCTGGAGCGCGGTCACGCCTACAAGGACGCCCTCGAGAAGGGCGGCGAGAAGCCCAACGCGGGCGTGTTCTACTACCCGGTGCTCATGGCCGCGGACATCTTGCTGTACGACACGCACGTGGTGCCCGTGGGCAAGGACCAGAAGCAGCACCTCGAGCTGTGCCGCGACGTGGCGCTGCGCATCAACCATGTCTACGGCGAGGGCACGCTGGTGGTGCCCGAAGCGGTGATCGCGGAGGGGCCGCTGGTGCCCGGCACGGACGGCGAGAAGATGAGCAAGAGCCGCGGCAACACGCTGCCGCTCTTCGCGGACGAGAAGGCGCTGCGCAAGATGGTCATGAAGATCAAGACCACCTCGGAGTCCCTCGAGGAGCCCAAGACCGCTGTGGGTTCCACGGTGTACGAGCTGCTGCTGCAGCTGTCGCCCAAGGACGCAGCGGTGCTGGCCGAGCGCTTGGCGGCCGGTGGCTTCGGCTGGGGCGACGCGAAGCAGATGCTGTTCGAGGCCATCGACGCGGAGCTCGGGCCCAAGCGTGAGCACTACAACGCGCTGCGCGCCGACGAGGCCAAGCTGGACGAGCTGCTGGCGGCCGGCGCCGAGCGCGCGCGCGTGCACGCCCGCGAGACCATGCGCCGCGTGCGAGACGCCGTGGGCATCGGGCACGCGCGCTGA
- a CDS encoding purine-nucleoside phosphorylase — MTHPSQSTPAAGGTDLDRCVAHVRERAPRATPEVALVLGSGLGTLADAFEDAVAIDYTDLPGLPASTVVGHRGRLVLGRLEGRSCVAMQGRVHLYEGHEPATVAHGVRLMRRLGAHTLMVTNAAGGVRPDLRPGDLMLITDQLNLTARTPLLGPNDDALGPRFPDMGQAYDPALREVARAAAARLALPLPEGVYAGVLGPQYETPAEVRMLRALGGDAVGMSTVLEVIAARHAGLRVLGLSCITNAAAGLSDEVLNHADVERVARRAHSSFEALVRAILADLPEGAA, encoded by the coding sequence GTGACCCACCCATCGCAGAGCACGCCGGCCGCCGGCGGAACCGACCTCGACCGCTGCGTCGCCCATGTGCGCGAGCGGGCCCCACGCGCCACCCCCGAGGTCGCGCTGGTGCTGGGCTCGGGCCTGGGCACGCTGGCCGACGCCTTCGAAGACGCGGTCGCCATCGACTACACGGACCTGCCCGGGTTGCCCGCGTCCACCGTGGTGGGGCACCGCGGCCGTCTGGTGCTCGGCCGCCTCGAGGGTCGCTCGTGCGTGGCCATGCAGGGCCGCGTGCACCTCTACGAAGGCCATGAACCGGCCACGGTGGCGCACGGCGTGCGGCTGATGCGGCGCCTGGGCGCGCACACGCTGATGGTCACCAACGCGGCCGGCGGCGTGCGGCCCGATCTGCGCCCCGGCGACCTCATGCTGATCACGGACCAGCTCAACCTGACGGCGCGCACGCCGCTGCTGGGGCCCAACGACGACGCGCTCGGGCCACGCTTCCCGGACATGGGACAGGCCTACGACCCCGCCCTGCGCGAGGTGGCCCGCGCGGCGGCCGCCCGGCTCGCGCTGCCACTCCCCGAGGGCGTCTACGCGGGCGTGCTCGGGCCGCAATACGAGACGCCCGCCGAGGTCCGCATGCTGCGCGCGCTGGGCGGCGACGCGGTGGGCATGAGCACGGTGCTGGAGGTCATCGCGGCACGACACGCCGGCCTACGCGTGCTGGGGCTGTCGTGCATCACCAACGCGGCCGCCGGGCTGAGCGACGAGGTGCTGAACCACGCCGACGTGGAGCGCGTGGCCCGCCGCGCGCACAGCAGCTTCGAGGCCCTGGTGCGCGCCATCCTGGCCGACCTGCCAGAGGGGGCGGCGTGA
- a CDS encoding zinc-ribbon domain-containing protein: MINVECPSCSAPYELDERRLPASGMNMRCPKCGESFRVTKDGVGPSAPAAPKPPAPPPPAPARPRIAPSFDGVDLPAPKRAGGPAADADDLGLDLPAPKAKPGSPLDLGLDLPAPKRAAPPKAPDDLGLDLPAPKRAAPPKAPDDLGLDLPAPKRAAPPKAPDDLGLDLPAPKRAAPPGLDLGVDLPAAKKAAPPKAPNDLGLDLPAPKKAAGSMDLGLDLPAPKRAAGGVDLGLDLPAPKRAAGGEDLGLDLPAPRAKTGGGGLDLDLPAPRAKSGGGGLDLDLPAPRAKTGGGGLDLDLPAPRAKTGGGGLDLDLPAPRSPLADLPAPRSPLADLPAPRSPLADLPAPRSPLADLPAPRSPLADLPAPAGSNLPAPKAAARPSTPFDAFDSDPAPAGRELARPKPGAADPLGDFGELDLGSASAGFDSIPPPAAGAAAGAGYGLGSLDLGPAPAPRAPAAPNFGVAEESPRRGGPAALDQGLDAGGMGDLDDLDELALPSPRSRASAPGASAGGLGYGDVDLGGDDGAGLEFDGLAVDDETFEGEPAGPARDAMVAAARDRKRAQQAEPAAPSKPPSKRGYKVLGALAVVLLLLAGGGAALSQTKYGLFGMYAIEPYLPEAGDPARVRDTIQEAEQLAADDTYTGARASLRTLAAYRRTAGLSRELMTRSLLHESLFVARYGNLADASTRASSIATRLEQRGNDAPGIELALAANMLRNGVASAAREGAARAIAVAPTDPYAEIIAGEAALLDDAATDAVASFNRAVEKGGGARAQWGLARALLAANDAGAVDAVVATLAQSPRHVEARIARASHLASAGDWEGAVQLAREAGGLVAIDGTRLVAPPRIRAKALTLLGRLHLARGQRSRAREMFERAIEASPDDVEALVGAGNALLHEGRARDALTRFTTLLEASIPEEEMPTPVEGERTYMDQARLGAAQALLAVERPQDARTHLMTLFASHPEDPEVLLWLGRVALATSGRDEAIERFREVVRLAPERYDGYMALAQLYFDADRADDAAAVLATAADHVPMTAEVRRLRGSSQVRLGNLEVAITEFEAAIALDEHDVDSRFQLGVTLRRLGRLAAADAAFEGVATRDPSYSGLALERGRVFEDRNMPDRAVASYARALEEAPDDLDLKLRLGAARAAAGQLDAAETILREVLAERPLSAETLHFLGRVEFDRGRIQEAAQLFGQAVNNDPSVATFHAYRGWAALLQNDLPIANQSAEAALTREPTLPRGLWLRGELRVRTGQAREGLVDLIAAVTAQPEMLEAWASMGRAYDELGDARQAIIAYQRAVNGRPRQGEWWYRLGRLQIDSGDRRGGATSLARATVIGDETVPLPPWLPAAHRTRAEAHRALGERGPAIQSYRRYLDLMPNGAPDRGEIERALLDLGAAN, from the coding sequence ATGATCAACGTTGAGTGTCCATCTTGCTCGGCTCCGTACGAGCTCGACGAGCGCCGCTTGCCTGCAAGCGGAATGAACATGCGCTGCCCGAAGTGCGGCGAGTCCTTTCGGGTGACCAAGGATGGCGTGGGTCCATCCGCCCCCGCAGCGCCGAAGCCGCCTGCGCCACCGCCGCCTGCGCCCGCGCGCCCGCGGATTGCGCCGTCGTTCGATGGCGTGGATCTGCCGGCGCCGAAGCGTGCGGGCGGGCCCGCTGCCGACGCGGATGACCTGGGGCTGGACCTCCCTGCGCCGAAGGCCAAGCCGGGGAGCCCACTTGATCTCGGGCTGGACCTGCCCGCGCCGAAGCGGGCTGCGCCGCCGAAGGCGCCGGATGATCTCGGGCTGGATCTGCCAGCGCCGAAGCGGGCTGCGCCGCCGAAGGCGCCGGATGACCTGGGGCTGGATCTGCCAGCGCCGAAGAGGGCTGCGCCGCCGAAGGCGCCGGATGACCTGGGGCTTGATTTGCCAGCTCCGAAGAGGGCCGCGCCGCCTGGGTTGGACCTTGGGGTGGACTTGCCGGCCGCGAAGAAGGCGGCGCCGCCGAAGGCGCCGAACGACCTGGGGCTGGATCTGCCTGCGCCGAAGAAGGCCGCGGGGAGCATGGACCTGGGGCTGGATCTGCCTGCGCCGAAGAGGGCCGCGGGGGGCGTGGACCTGGGGCTGGACCTGCCTGCGCCGAAGAGGGCAGCGGGGGGTGAAGACCTGGGCCTGGATCTGCCGGCACCACGGGCGAAGACGGGCGGAGGCGGGCTGGACCTGGACCTGCCGGCACCCCGGGCGAAGAGCGGCGGAGGTGGACTCGACCTCGACCTTCCTGCACCACGGGCGAAGACGGGCGGAGGCGGGCTGGACCTGGACCTTCCTGCACCACGGGCGAAGACGGGCGGAGGCGGGCTGGACCTGGACCTTCCCGCGCCGCGCTCACCGCTGGCGGACCTGCCGGCACCGCGCTCACCGCTGGCGGACCTGCCGGCGCCGCGCTCACCGCTGGCGGACCTGCCGGCGCCGCGCTCACCGCTGGCGGATCTGCCGGCGCCGCGCTCACCGCTGGCGGACCTGCCCGCGCCAGCCGGCTCGAACCTTCCCGCGCCCAAGGCCGCTGCCCGGCCCTCTACTCCGTTCGACGCGTTCGATTCCGATCCCGCACCCGCTGGGCGTGAGTTGGCCCGTCCGAAGCCGGGCGCCGCAGACCCTCTCGGCGACTTCGGTGAGCTGGATCTGGGCAGCGCTTCGGCTGGCTTCGACAGCATCCCGCCGCCCGCTGCAGGAGCGGCGGCAGGCGCTGGCTATGGCCTCGGCAGCCTGGACCTCGGGCCGGCCCCCGCGCCGCGCGCACCCGCCGCGCCCAACTTCGGCGTGGCCGAGGAGAGCCCGCGTCGTGGCGGACCCGCAGCACTCGATCAGGGTCTGGACGCGGGGGGCATGGGCGACCTCGACGACCTCGACGAGCTGGCCTTGCCCTCGCCGCGCAGTCGCGCCTCGGCGCCCGGGGCTTCGGCCGGCGGGCTGGGCTATGGCGATGTGGATCTGGGTGGCGACGACGGCGCTGGCCTCGAGTTCGACGGACTCGCGGTCGACGATGAGACGTTCGAAGGCGAGCCAGCAGGTCCGGCGCGTGACGCGATGGTTGCTGCGGCCCGGGATCGAAAGCGCGCGCAGCAGGCTGAGCCCGCCGCCCCCTCGAAGCCTCCCTCGAAGCGTGGCTACAAGGTGCTGGGCGCGCTGGCCGTGGTGCTGCTGCTGCTCGCTGGAGGCGGTGCCGCGCTCTCCCAGACCAAGTACGGCCTGTTCGGCATGTACGCCATCGAGCCCTATCTGCCCGAGGCGGGCGATCCGGCGCGGGTGCGCGACACCATCCAGGAGGCCGAGCAGCTCGCGGCCGACGACACCTACACCGGTGCGCGCGCGTCGCTGCGCACGCTGGCCGCTTACCGCCGCACCGCGGGCCTCAGCCGCGAGCTCATGACGCGCAGCCTGCTGCACGAGTCCCTCTTCGTGGCTCGCTACGGCAACCTGGCGGACGCCAGCACGCGCGCGAGCTCCATCGCCACGCGCCTCGAGCAGCGCGGCAACGACGCCCCCGGCATCGAGCTGGCGCTGGCGGCGAACATGCTGCGGAACGGCGTGGCCAGCGCTGCCCGCGAGGGTGCGGCCCGCGCCATCGCCGTGGCGCCCACCGATCCCTACGCCGAGATCATCGCCGGCGAAGCCGCGCTGCTCGACGACGCCGCGACGGATGCCGTGGCGTCGTTCAACCGTGCGGTCGAGAAGGGCGGCGGGGCCCGGGCGCAGTGGGGCCTGGCCCGTGCCCTCTTGGCCGCGAACGACGCAGGCGCGGTGGACGCCGTGGTGGCGACGCTCGCGCAGAGCCCCCGCCACGTGGAGGCCCGCATCGCGCGCGCCAGCCACCTGGCCAGCGCGGGCGACTGGGAAGGTGCCGTGCAGCTCGCGCGCGAAGCCGGAGGCCTCGTGGCCATCGACGGGACGCGGCTCGTCGCGCCGCCGCGCATCCGGGCGAAGGCGCTCACCCTGCTCGGCCGGCTGCACCTGGCGCGTGGGCAGCGCTCACGTGCCCGCGAGATGTTCGAGCGTGCCATCGAGGCGTCGCCCGATGACGTGGAGGCGCTGGTCGGCGCCGGCAACGCGCTGCTTCACGAGGGCCGCGCGCGCGACGCGCTCACGCGCTTCACCACGCTGCTCGAGGCGTCCATCCCCGAAGAGGAGATGCCCACGCCCGTCGAAGGCGAGCGCACCTACATGGACCAAGCTCGCTTGGGCGCGGCGCAGGCGCTGCTCGCGGTGGAGCGGCCGCAGGACGCACGCACGCACCTGATGACGCTCTTCGCCAGTCACCCCGAGGACCCCGAGGTGCTCCTGTGGCTGGGCCGTGTCGCGCTCGCCACGTCCGGTCGTGACGAAGCCATCGAGCGCTTCCGTGAGGTGGTCCGTCTGGCTCCGGAGCGATACGACGGCTACATGGCGCTGGCGCAGCTCTACTTCGATGCAGACCGGGCCGATGACGCGGCGGCGGTGCTGGCCACGGCGGCCGACCACGTGCCCATGACCGCCGAGGTGCGACGCCTGCGCGGTAGTTCTCAGGTGCGCCTCGGGAACCTCGAGGTGGCCATCACCGAGTTCGAGGCGGCCATCGCGCTCGACGAGCACGACGTGGACTCCCGGTTCCAGCTGGGCGTCACGCTCCGTCGCCTCGGTCGCCTGGCCGCCGCGGACGCCGCGTTCGAAGGTGTGGCCACGCGGGATCCCAGCTACTCGGGCTTGGCGCTCGAGCGCGGGCGCGTCTTCGAGGACCGCAACATGCCGGACCGTGCGGTGGCCAGCTACGCACGCGCGCTCGAAGAAGCGCCCGATGACCTGGATCTCAAGCTGCGGCTCGGAGCCGCGCGCGCGGCCGCCGGACAGCTGGACGCGGCGGAGACCATCTTGCGCGAGGTGCTGGCGGAGCGGCCACTCTCGGCGGAGACACTGCACTTCCTCGGGCGCGTCGAGTTCGACCGCGGTCGCATTCAAGAGGCCGCGCAGCTCTTCGGCCAGGCCGTCAACAACGACCCCTCGGTGGCCACCTTCCATGCCTACCGCGGCTGGGCGGCGTTGCTGCAGAACGACCTGCCCATCGCCAACCAGTCGGCCGAAGCCGCGCTCACGCGCGAGCCCACGTTGCCGCGCGGGCTCTGGCTGCGTGGCGAGCTGCGCGTTCGGACGGGGCAGGCCCGCGAAGGGCTCGTGGACTTGATCGCCGCCGTCACGGCGCAACCCGAGATGCTCGAGGCATGGGCGTCCATGGGGCGTGCGTACGACGAGCTCGGCGACGCGCGGCAGGCCATCATCGCGTACCAGCGCGCCGTCAACGGCCGCCCGCGACAGGGGGAGTGGTGGTACCGCCTGGGTCGCCTGCAGATCGACAGCGGTGACCGCCGCGGCGGGGCCACCTCGCTCGCGCGAGCCACCGTCATCGGCGACGAGACCGTGCCCTTGCCGCCGTGGCTGCCCGCGGCGCACCGCACGCGCGCCGAGGCGCACCGTGCGCTGGGCGAGCGTGGGCCCGCCATCCAGAGCTACCGCCGCTACCTGGACTTGATGCCCAACGGCGCGCCGGACCGCGGCGAGATCGAACGGGCGCTGCTGGACCTCGGCGCCGCGAACTAG
- a CDS encoding amidohydrolase family protein encodes MGRAAHRGPPSRVLPAEGCVVIPGFVQAHVHLCQTLFRGTADGLPLLPWLRERIWPYEAAHDARSLRASARLGVAELLRGGTTTILDMGTVRHHDQVFEVLAESGMRAFSGKAMMDRGAGMPRGLRETRRESVAESDRLRATWHGAAEDRLRYAYAPRFVLSCSDALLRDVSARVAGSDTLMHTHAAEHAEERRAVREQLGKEDIAALAECGITGPRAVLAHGVQLRVAEIKRLARAGTRVVHCPSANMKLGSGIAPLRAFREHGLVVGLGADGSACNNRLDAFTEMRQAALLSCAREQDALATSAAEALRLATLDGARVLGLDDQIGTLEIGKRADITVVNISRLHHAPGGDALSRLVYCAQSSDVRHVLVHGRVLVEGGELRTLDEAEVIGDATLELKRLLART; translated from the coding sequence ATGGGCCGCGCGGCTCACCGTGGTCCGCCCTCGCGTGTGCTCCCGGCAGAGGGCTGCGTGGTCATCCCGGGCTTCGTGCAGGCCCACGTGCACCTGTGCCAGACGCTGTTCCGTGGCACGGCCGATGGCCTGCCGCTGCTGCCCTGGCTGCGCGAGCGCATCTGGCCCTATGAAGCTGCTCACGACGCACGCAGCCTGCGCGCCAGCGCGCGCCTCGGGGTGGCCGAGCTGCTGCGAGGGGGCACCACCACCATCCTCGACATGGGCACGGTGCGGCACCACGACCAGGTGTTCGAGGTGCTGGCGGAGTCGGGCATGCGCGCCTTCTCGGGCAAGGCCATGATGGACCGCGGGGCCGGGATGCCGCGTGGCCTGCGCGAGACCCGCCGCGAGAGCGTGGCCGAGAGTGACCGCCTGCGCGCCACCTGGCACGGCGCCGCCGAGGACCGGCTGCGCTACGCGTACGCGCCGCGCTTCGTGCTGTCCTGCTCGGACGCGCTGCTGCGGGACGTGAGCGCGCGCGTGGCGGGCAGCGACACGCTGATGCACACGCACGCCGCCGAGCACGCCGAGGAGCGCCGCGCGGTGCGTGAGCAGCTCGGCAAGGAAGACATCGCGGCGCTCGCGGAGTGCGGCATCACCGGCCCGCGCGCCGTGTTGGCCCACGGGGTGCAACTGCGCGTGGCCGAGATCAAGCGGCTGGCCCGGGCGGGCACGCGCGTGGTGCACTGTCCCAGCGCCAACATGAAGCTGGGCAGCGGCATCGCTCCGCTGCGCGCGTTCCGCGAGCACGGGCTGGTGGTAGGCCTCGGCGCCGACGGATCGGCCTGCAACAACCGCCTCGATGCGTTCACGGAGATGCGCCAGGCCGCGCTGCTGTCCTGTGCGCGGGAGCAGGATGCGCTCGCCACGTCAGCCGCTGAAGCTCTGCGCCTCGCCACGCTGGACGGCGCGCGCGTGCTCGGCCTCGACGATCAGATCGGCACGCTCGAGATCGGCAAGCGCGCGGACATCACCGTGGTGAACATCTCGCGGCTGCACCACGCCCCGGGCGGCGACGCGCTCTCACGCCTGGTCTACTGCGCACAGTCTAGCGACGTGCGCCACGTGTTGGTCCACGGGCGAGTCCTCGTCGAGGGCGGCGAGCTGCGCACCCTCGACGAAGCCGAGGTCATCGGCGACGCCACGCTCGAGCTGAAGCGCCTCCTGGCTCGTACCTGA
- a CDS encoding protein kinase, whose translation MTDLSLPPGIATRFTAQSLLHRGRMGAAYRARSAAGAEGVLRLLDTSLSRSATDRMRLARGLDKLMTVAHPGLAVPSEHGEDGGQLWFFRPFVEGVSLAERLAQGPMAMDQALSVGGQVADALHALHRAGLLHRDLCPERILLQPDGRAVIVDATVAAPVDDDHERIFGTAPFVSPEEVEGKPTSFRSDLYALGAILYASLSGEPPFDGPTAAVFKAHLSDPPPPLGMDLNAEVRGLLDQLLDKEPRRRPFSAQKVAKTLVSYVPPALRVAEGPAGAPSAARPPVTAPAVAAPVAAPRPAAGPPPRSPKATLLGVPAIMPPAAAPAPAATAPAEPTTARQPSIPPPVPSGPSSGRLPKRTMVGMPAPSVESTSGFRDDATQQIQLEQIVEARELRGQAPGTAPTAPLGTSTATKSRIDTTQQIGFEQIVEVRPSRLPPPTPPAAPPLFERTATDFPAPAPELTGFEEEPTSMFDGHLAGAPPVAAPAPLFEASPSILVTPPVETPPVTGPTGFEDDEPTRMFDGHEPPTTEMTLPPVDDADVADDEEAEDEPTAMFSSSDLGHTVEDAAPAGLAAPIIAFDPPPQAAAPVTAPLGAMPTAPPARISAPPPLAGRVSAPPPLAAAVAPAPLAPPPAVFAPPANFPAAAPAVASDAPPSAASAADVAPIAAQPVSAAQPKRSGLKMALIAAVLLGVTGACIVGIWLALPTDDDTAGSPPATIAGTGTLTAPTPAPLLDAGTVALLPPDLGPPDLGPPDLGPPDLGPPDLGPPDLGPPDLGPPDAGPMDDVAFMNGPRPRGRAERARWLALRRAAAASSMMSAARPAAANASASSGIQERARAATAAGNHAEATQLYEQLTRSSPSNAGAWFALGQSRMRQRNGRGAAAALERATQLSPRNANYWATLGTARRNSGDAGGARSAFQQALRFDPTNATALRGLGQ comes from the coding sequence GTGACCGATCTCTCCCTGCCCCCCGGAATTGCCACCCGCTTCACGGCGCAGTCGCTGCTGCACCGAGGCCGGATGGGCGCAGCCTATCGGGCGCGTTCCGCGGCGGGCGCCGAGGGGGTGCTGCGCTTGCTCGACACCTCGCTCTCTCGCTCGGCCACCGACCGCATGCGCCTCGCGCGCGGGCTCGACAAGCTCATGACCGTGGCGCACCCGGGCTTGGCCGTGCCCAGCGAGCACGGCGAGGACGGCGGTCAGCTCTGGTTCTTCCGCCCGTTCGTCGAGGGCGTCAGCCTGGCCGAGCGGCTGGCGCAGGGGCCCATGGCCATGGATCAGGCGCTCAGCGTGGGCGGCCAGGTGGCCGATGCGCTGCATGCCCTGCACCGCGCGGGGCTCTTGCACCGTGACCTCTGCCCGGAGCGCATCCTGCTGCAGCCAGACGGTCGCGCGGTGATCGTGGACGCCACGGTGGCCGCGCCGGTGGACGATGACCACGAGCGCATCTTCGGGACCGCGCCGTTCGTGTCGCCCGAGGAGGTGGAGGGCAAGCCCACCAGCTTCCGCAGCGACCTCTATGCGCTGGGCGCCATCCTCTATGCATCGCTCTCGGGCGAGCCGCCCTTCGATGGCCCCACGGCCGCGGTCTTCAAGGCGCACCTGAGCGATCCCCCTCCGCCGTTGGGCATGGACCTCAACGCGGAGGTGCGCGGCCTGCTGGACCAGCTGCTGGACAAGGAGCCGCGCCGCCGGCCGTTCTCCGCGCAAAAGGTGGCCAAGACGCTGGTGTCCTACGTGCCGCCCGCCCTGCGTGTGGCGGAAGGTCCCGCCGGTGCACCCAGCGCAGCGCGGCCTCCGGTGACGGCGCCCGCCGTGGCGGCACCCGTGGCTGCTCCGCGACCGGCCGCTGGGCCGCCACCGCGCTCGCCCAAGGCCACATTGCTCGGCGTGCCGGCCATCATGCCCCCTGCGGCTGCCCCCGCGCCGGCCGCCACGGCGCCGGCCGAGCCCACCACCGCGCGCCAGCCCAGCATCCCGCCGCCGGTGCCCAGCGGTCCCAGCTCGGGCCGACTACCGAAGCGCACCATGGTGGGGATGCCCGCGCCCAGCGTGGAGAGCACCTCCGGCTTCCGCGATGACGCCACCCAGCAGATCCAGCTCGAGCAGATCGTCGAGGCCCGCGAGCTGCGTGGGCAGGCGCCGGGCACCGCGCCCACGGCTCCGCTCGGCACCTCCACGGCCACCAAGAGCCGCATCGACACCACGCAGCAGATTGGCTTCGAGCAGATCGTGGAGGTGCGTCCGAGCCGCCTCCCGCCGCCCACTCCGCCGGCCGCGCCGCCGCTGTTCGAGCGCACCGCCACGGACTTTCCCGCACCCGCACCCGAGTTGACCGGCTTCGAAGAAGAGCCGACGTCCATGTTCGATGGTCACCTCGCGGGCGCGCCACCCGTCGCCGCACCGGCGCCGCTCTTCGAGGCGTCGCCGTCCATCCTGGTCACGCCGCCCGTCGAGACGCCGCCGGTCACTGGGCCCACGGGCTTCGAGGACGACGAGCCCACCCGCATGTTCGACGGCCACGAGCCGCCCACCACCGAGATGACGCTGCCCCCGGTGGATGACGCCGACGTGGCGGACGACGAGGAAGCCGAGGACGAGCCCACCGCGATGTTCAGCTCGTCGGACCTCGGGCACACGGTGGAGGACGCGGCGCCCGCGGGACTCGCGGCGCCCATCATCGCGTTCGATCCCCCCCCGCAGGCAGCCGCGCCCGTGACCGCGCCGCTGGGCGCCATGCCCACCGCGCCTCCCGCGCGCATCAGCGCGCCGCCACCCCTGGCGGGGCGGGTCAGCGCGCCGCCTCCGCTGGCCGCGGCTGTGGCCCCTGCGCCGCTTGCCCCACCACCCGCCGTCTTCGCTCCCCCCGCCAACTTCCCAGCGGCTGCACCGGCCGTGGCCTCGGACGCGCCGCCCAGCGCCGCTTCGGCAGCCGACGTGGCGCCCATCGCGGCCCAACCGGTCAGCGCCGCGCAGCCCAAGCGCTCGGGGCTCAAGATGGCCCTCATCGCGGCTGTCCTGCTGGGCGTCACGGGCGCCTGCATCGTGGGCATCTGGCTCGCGCTTCCGACCGACGACGACACCGCGGGGTCACCGCCGGCCACCATCGCGGGCACTGGCACCCTCACCGCGCCGACGCCGGCGCCCCTGCTCGACGCAGGGACCGTGGCGTTGTTGCCACCCGACTTGGGTCCCCCCGACCTGGGTCCGCCGGACCTCGGTCCGCCCGACTTGGGCCCGCCGGATCTCGGCCCGCCCGACCTGGGCCCGCCGGATCTCGGCCCGCCCGACGCGGGTCCCATGGACGACGTGGCATTCATGAACGGCCCGCGTCCGCGTGGCCGTGCCGAGCGCGCGCGCTGGCTGGCCCTGCGTCGCGCCGCCGCGGCCAGCAGCATGATGAGCGCCGCCCGCCCGGCCGCCGCAAACGCCAGCGCGTCGTCGGGCATTCAAGAGCGAGCGCGCGCAGCCACGGCCGCCGGCAACCACGCCGAGGCCACGCAGCTCTACGAGCAGCTCACGCGCTCGTCGCCTTCGAACGCGGGCGCTTGGTTCGCCCTTGGTCAGTCGCGCATGCGTCAGCGCAACGGGCGCGGCGCCGCAGCGGCCCTCGAGCGAGCCACGCAGCTGTCTCCGCGCAACGCCAACTACTGGGCCACCCTCGGCACGGCGCGCCGCAACTCGGGTGACGCAGGGGGCGCGCGCTCGGCCTTCCAGCAAGCGCTGCGCTTCGATCCCACCAACGCGACCGCGCTGCGCGGCCTCGGCCAGTAG